The Macrotis lagotis isolate mMagLag1 chromosome 6, bilby.v1.9.chrom.fasta, whole genome shotgun sequence genome includes a window with the following:
- the LOC141491662 gene encoding acyl-CoA-binding protein-like, with protein sequence MAQAEFEQATKEVKNLKSKPDDQEMLFIYSHYKQATVGDINTEQPGMLDFKGKAKWDAWSSLKGKSKEDAMKAYVAKVEELKTKYGI encoded by the coding sequence ATGgctcaggctgaatttgaacaagCCACCAAAGAAGTCAAAAACCTGAAATCCAAACCAGATGACCAGGAGATGTTGTTCATCTATAGTCACTACAAACAAGCCACAGTCGGAGATATAAATACAGAGCAACCAGGTATGTTGGACTTCAAAGGCAAAGCTAAGTGGGATGCCTGGAGCTCTTTGAAAGGGAAATCCAAAGAAGATGCCATGAAAGCTTATGTTGCAAAAGtggaagaactaaaaacaaaatatggaaTATAA